The following coding sequences are from one Prionailurus viverrinus isolate Anna chromosome D2, UM_Priviv_1.0, whole genome shotgun sequence window:
- the VENTX gene encoding homeobox protein VENTX, whose product MSPSSTLPSGFKPSSFGSVDWLSRSSHVGPAHTFRPAELSWGSLSAPARVSSSGEVPQTVGVEEVKPSEVSAPGTPAAGVRKEADSGRAPRVRTAFTAEQVSTLESAFQHQRYLGPLERRKLAREMRLSEVQIKTWFQNRRMKHKHQLQDSQLSCPFSRTLYTPVAFCPPLSALASSLPPLYPWASPLGPLALGRPPGSFWDLCQVEQASLALTWASCSRQPPVCCLPDPGGLVHTLGPALSRGPWGLCALPQTKDAF is encoded by the exons ATGTCTCCTTCCTCTACCCTGCCCAGTGGCTTCAAgccatccagctttggctcagtgGACTGGCTTTCCCGGAGCAGCCACGTGGGGCCGGCACACACCTTCAGGCCCGCTGAACTCTCCTGGGGGAGCCTGTCTGCTCCAGCCAGGGTGTCCAGCAGCGGGGAGGTCCCCCAGACCGTGGGCGTGGAGGAGGTGAAGCCCTCGGAAGTGTCTGCGCCAGGGACACCTGCAGCTG GGGTGAGGAAGGAGGCCGACAGCGGGCGGGCGCCCCGGGTCCGCACGGCCTTCACGGCGGAGCAGGTCAGCACCCTGGAGAGCGCCTTCCAGCACCAACGCTACCTGGGCCCCCTGGAGCGCCGGAAGCTGGCCCGGGAGATGCGGCTCTCGGAAGTGCAG ATAAAAACCTGGTTTCAGAACCGCCGCATGAAGCACAAGCATCAGCTCCAGGACTCTCAGCTGAGCTGCCCTTTCTCCAGAACGCTCTATACGCCAGTGGCTTTCTGCCCGCCACTCTCTGCCCTGGCCAGTAGCTTACCGCCACTGTACCCTTGGGCTTCCCCGCTTGGGCCTCTGGCTCTGGGACGGCCCCCTGGCTCCTTCTGGGACCTCTGCCAAGTGGAACAAGCCTCCCTGGCCTTGACGTGGGCCTCGTGCAGCAGACAGCCTCCAGTGTGCTGCCTCCCAGACCCTGGGGGCCTGGTGCACACACTGGGCCCAGCTTTGTCCAGGGGTCCGTGGGGCCTGTGTGCCTTGCCCCAGACCAAGGATGCCTTCTGA
- the UTF1 gene encoding undifferentiated embryonic cell transcription factor 1: MLLRPRRPPPPAPPAPASPASPDPEPRPAGGAPGTPPRRPASPGALAAPASPASLGLPGSPVSPGSAQRTPWSARETELLLGTLLQPTVWRALLLDRRQALPTYRRVSAALARQQVRRTPAQCRRRYKFLKDKLRDAQGQPSGPFDAQIRELMGLLGDNGHRRGRRRSPGPGRPPRGRRAAAAAHLSSAGPDVPPPPPATRDPDADPAWTLRFSPTPPKSADAPRAPGSPTAFSTVAAAPGRPEDHAPFRAAASPPPPALDPAREDPDSPSGRPENHAPPQSAPPSLNAALLQTLGHLGDIVAILGPLRDQLLTLNQHVEQLRGSFDQTVSLAVGFILGSAAAERGVLADPRD, encoded by the exons ATGCTGCTCCGGCCgcggcggccgccgccgcccgcgccccccgcgccgGCGTCGCCGGCCAGCCCCGACCCCGAGCCGCGGCCGGCCGGGGGCGCCCCGGGGACACCGCCCCGGCGGCCCGCCTCGCCCGGCGCGCTGGCAGCGCCCGCGTCCCCCGCGTCCCTCGGGCTCCCCGGGTCGCCCGTGTCCCCGGGCTCGGCGCAGCGCACGCCCTGGAGCGCCCGCGAGACGGAGCTGCTGCTGGGCACGCTGCTGCAGCCGACCGTGTGGCGCGCGCTGCTGCTCGACCGCCGCCAGGCGCTGCCCACCTACCGCCGCGTGTCGGCCGCGCTGGCCCGCCAGCAGGTGCGGCGCACGCCCGCGCAGTGCCGCCGCCGCTACAAGTTCCTCAAGGACAAGCTCCGCGACGCCCAGGGCCAGCCGTCCGGGCCATTCGATGCGCAGATCCGCGAGCTCATGGGGCTGCTGGGCGACAACGGGcaccgccgcggccgccgccgttCCCCGGGGCCCGGGCGCCCCCCGCGCGGCCGCCGGGCGGCCGCCGCCGCACACCTCTCGTCCGCGGGACCGG ACgttccgccgccgccgcccgccacCCGCGACCCCGACGCAGACCCTGCCTGGACGCTGAGGTTCAGCCCGACGCCGCCCAAGTCTGCAGACGCACCGCGCGCTCCCGGCTCCCCGACGGCGTTCTCCACGGTTGCCGCCGCGCCCGGCCGCCCCGAGGACCACGCGCCTTTCCGCGCCGCGGCAtccccgccgccgccggccctAGACCCCGCCCGGGAGGACCCCGACTCTCCGTCCGGCCGCCCCGAAAACCACGCGCCCCCGCAGTCCGCGCCCCCGTCGCTGAACGCCGCCCTTCTGCagaccctggggcacctgggcgacaTCGTGGCCATCTTGGGTCCTCTGCGCGACCAGCTGCTGACCCTGAACCAGCACGTGGAGCAGCTGCGCGGCTCCTTCGACCAGACCGTGTCCCTGGCCGTCGGCTTCATCTTAGGCAGCGCCGCCGCCGAGCGAGGCGTCCTGGCCGACCCGCGAGATTGA